Proteins from one Podospora pseudoanserina strain CBS 124.78 chromosome 1, whole genome shotgun sequence genomic window:
- a CDS encoding hypothetical protein (COG:I; COG:J; COG:T; EggNog:ENOG503NTYP), with translation MSSRPLSVVQRVPLPQGTPEYEALRQKYLSELEASIPDEYYLPQSLIDNPPRDVTSVPRECGILTAEEIDITENYDATALAAAIASKKFSAVAVTTAFTKRAAIAHQLTGCLVEYFQGEALERAKALDEHLEKTGKTVGPLHGVPISLKEHMPIKGHYTAVGFLDTRHIDDYDCQMVAILRAAGAVFYCKTNQPQGIMHLETVSPLGRTLNPHNIDLSAGGSTGGEAALLAIRGSILGIGTDIGGSIRGPAGFCGIYGYKSTSYYLPTKDFLVGGFAAELTVLCSTGPMGHSLRDMDLFCSVVKASNPHVEDPALIPIPWTGTATAPKTTPLKVGIMWNDGAIIPQPPVKRALAWAKEQLETKFPGKFEVKSFVPYQAAEAMVNIRKAYWPDGGNAVRAHLSATGEPMFHLTEWILKDAVSEEELPVSKVLEYRVARDVYRQKFVADWNAQDVDVVISPVFVGPACEHETAFYWNYTALWNYLDYPGVVFPTPIKALKKGAEDYAPEDATPLSEQDKHTRELWAKGDFENAPINLQITTRKYHDNELFGALAALQEALALP, from the coding sequence ATGTCTTCCAGACCGCTTTCTGTTGTTCAGCGGGTACCCTTGCCTCAAGGAACCCCTGAGTACGAGGCTCTGCGCCAGAAGTATCTTTCCGAGCTCGAGGCCAGCATTCCTGACGAGTACTACCTACCCCAGTCACTGATTGACAACCCTCCACGGGACGTCACCTCCGTACCAAGAGAGTGCGGTATCCTGACTGCCGAGGAAATCGACATTACCGAAAACTACGATGCCACTGCCTTGGCCGCTGCCATCGCTTCCAAGAAGTTCAGCGCCGTGGCtgtcaccaccgccttcacCAAGCGTGCTGCCATCGCCCACCAGCTCACCGGCTGCTTGGTAGAGTACTTCCAAGGCGAGGCCCTCGAGAGGGCGAAGGCCCTTGACGAGCATCTGGAGAAGACCGGCAAGACCGTTGGTCCTCTTCATGGTGTTCCTATCAGTCTGAAGGAGCACATGCCCATTAAGGGTCACTACACAGCCGTTGGTTTCCTCGACACGCGCCACATTGATGACTATGACTGCCAAATGGTGGCCATCCTTCGTGCTGCAGGTGCCGTCTTCTACTGCAAGACCAACCAGCCCCAGGGCATCATGCACCTTGAGACCGTCTCTCCTCTTGGTCgcaccctcaaccctcacAACATTGATCTGTCGGCTGGTGGATCTACCGGTGGTGAGGCGGCCCTGTTGGCCATTCGCGGCTCCATTCTTGGTATCGGTACCGACATTGGCGGTTCGATTCGCGGGCCGGCTGGATTCTGCGGTATCTATGGCTACAAGTCGACATCGTACTATCTCCCTACCAAGGACTtccttgttggtggtttCGCTGCCGAGCTGACGGTGCTCTGCTCTACCGGCCCCATGGGCCACTCTTTGAGGGATATGGATCTCTTCTGCTCCGTCGTCAAAGCCTCGAACCCGCACGTTGAGGACCCAGCACTCATCCCTATCCCGTGGACCGGCACTGCCACCGCTCCCAAGACCACTCCTCTCAAGGTCGGCATCATGTGGAATGACGGTGCCATCATCCCTCAGCCTCCTGTCAAGCGGGCTCTTGCCTGGGCCAAGGAGCAGCTAGAGACCAAGTTCCCTGGCAAGTTCGAGGTCAAGTCCTTCGTCCCTTATCAAGCGGCCGAGGCCATGGTCAACATCCGCAAGGCTTATTGGCCCGACGGTGGCAACGCCGTCAGAGCTCACCTTTCCGCCACGGGCGAGCCAATGTTCCATCTGACGGAGTGGATCCTGAAGGACGCCGTGAGCGAGGAAGAGCTCCCCGTCTCCAAGGTGCTCGAGTACCGTGTTGCCCGTGATGTCTACCGCCAGAAGTTCGTCGCGGACTGGAACGCGCAGGATGTCGATGTGGTCATCTCTCCCGTTTTTGTTGGCCCAGCTTGTGAGCACGAGACTGCTTTCTACTGGAACTACACCGCCCTGTGGAACTACCTCGACTACCCCGGTGTTgtcttccccacccccatcaaggCGCTCAAGAAGGGTGCCGAGGACTACGCTCCCGAGGACGCCACTCCTCTGAGCGAGCAAGACAAGCACACCCGGGAACTGTGGGCCAAGGGTGACTTTGAGAACGCCCCTATCAACTTGCAGATTACCACCAGAAAATATCATGACAACGAGCTCTTTGGCGCGCTGGCTGCCCTCCAGGAGGCTCTTGCCCTCCCCTGA
- a CDS encoding hypothetical protein (COG:S; EggNog:ENOG503NTX3) has translation MAIQHTAVVPGTVHLVDVSGAAPAGAKMRDGIQLVPRPSDDPEDPLNWSRGRKMLALAMVVVYTFGTGLPMTLQYSILADITADTGISTATLVEGTGYAFLLLGFGCLFWQPIALTYGRRGVYLLSTLATVPLMVWTAYSKSGGEWFAHRIIIGFFCAPIEALPEVSIPDVFFAHERGAMMGVYVFSLFGSNFLAPLIGGWFNEAYGWKWTMYFGAIFAAVAFIIMFFFMEETMYFRQGLEGLEDEQDEIAAAATTTDAGEKGEKSSSSSQTVSESPAAIYVKPTLAQKLAWFRKMDGRPTYQHMLKTMYMPFIYLYQFPIVLWAGFIYGINLCWYQVLNGTASPVLANAPYNWSSGLVGTIYTGPIVGAAIGCYWAGSIADKFTLWLARRNNGVREPEHRLWPLLVTAVLGAIGLIMWGVGAQHHAHWAVLAVGLGILTASVVAGGSVALSYNIDCYKDISGDTTTAVILVRNLMGFAIAYGITPWYTNMGLQNCFIMAGFLALGCTLTFLFMTWKGKDLRRASAERYWKYAAESSSAH, from the coding sequence ATGGCTATTCAGCATACGGCCGTGGTGCCCGGCACCGTCCACCTCGTCGATGTTTCCGGCGCGGCGCCTGCAGGCGCAAAGATGCGGGACGGAATCCAGCTTGTTCCCCGTCCTAGCGATGATCCCGAGGACCCTCTCAACTGGAGCAGAGGCCGCAAGATGTTGGCTCTCGCCATGGTTGTGGTCTACACCTTTGGCACTGGACTTCCTATGACCCTCCAATACTCGATTCTCGCCGACATCACCGCGGATACCGGCATCTCCACTGCAACACTTGTCGAGGGTACCGGTTACGCTttcttgctgcttggttTCGGCTGCTTGTTCTGGCAGCCCATTGCCTTGACATATGGCCGCCGCGGTGTTTATCTCCTTTCGACCCTTGCTACCGTGCCCTTGATGGTTTGGACAGCCTATTCCAAGTCGGGCGGCGAATGGTTCGCTCACCGTATCATCATTGGGTTCTTCTGTGCACCTATCGAGGCCTTACCCGAGGTCAGCATTCCCGACGTCTTTTTTGCCCATGAGCGCGGTGCCATGATGGGCGTGTACGTCTTTTCGCTCTTCGGCTCCAACTTCCTGGCTCCCTTGATTGGCGGCTGGTTCAACGAGGCGTATGGATGGAAGTGGACCATGTACTTTGGTGCCATTTTCGCTGCCGTggccttcatcatcatgttTTTCTTCATGGAGGAGACCATGTATTTCCGCCAGGGTTTGGAGGGTCTGGAGGATGAGCAGGATGagattgctgctgctgctaccaccaccgatgccggagagaagggagagaagagcagcagctcgaGCCAGACCGTCAGCGAATCTCCTGCTGCCATCTACGTCAAGCCCACCCTCGCCCAGAAACTCGCGTGGTTCCGCAAGATGGACGGCCGACCAACCTACCAACACATGCTCAAGACCATGTATATGCCCTTCATTTACCTTTACCAATTCCCCATCGTCCTCTGGGCCGGTTTCATCTACGGCATCAACCTCTGCTGGTACCAAGTCCTGAACGGAACTGCCAGCCCTGTTCTCGCCAACGCTCCTTACAACTGGTCTTCCGGTCTTGTCGGCACCATCTACACCGGTCCCATCGTCGGCGCGGCCATTGGCTGCTACTGGGCTGGTTCCATTGCCGATAAGTTCACCTTGTGGCTTGCCCGCCGGAACAACGGCGTCCGTGAGCCCGAGCACCGTCTCTGGCCCCTTCTTGTGACGGCTGTCTTGGGAGCCATCGGCCTTATCATGTGGGGTGTTGGTGCCCAGCATCACGCTCACTGGGCAGTTTTGGCCGTCGGTCTCGGTATTCTGACTGCCAGTGTTGTAGCTGGTGGCTCGGTTGCTCTCTCGTACAACATTGACTGCTACAAGGATATCTCGggcgacaccaccaccgctgttATCCTGGTCCGCAACCTGATGGGTTTCGCCATTGCCTATGGAATCACGCCCTGGTATACCAACATGGGTCTCCAAAACTGCTTCATCATGGCTGGCTTCCTTGCCTTGGGCTGCACTCTCACCTTTTTGTTCATGACATGGAAGGGCAAGGATCTCCGTAGAGCTTCTGCCGAGCGGTATTGGAAGTATGCCGCCGAGAGCTCTTCTGCCCACTAA
- the CSN4 gene encoding COP9/signalosome complex subunit Csn4 (COG:O; COG:T; EggNog:ENOG503NX1A), giving the protein MVSPKVQEALAKAQENPVIGYKTLLNSLDDFSPPEARSTDLKAITDDLFAASHGVVTTKAVLSDLINVLTNSQNHESWIDVGTHIVRAISSTPSLSSSLVDQASALRELIATAHETNEDFLAAAKILAEIPLDSSQRRVSDREKAKIWIRIVRNHLEEDDSTTAETYLNKLKNVMHKVGDADPEMMLHFKLSAARIQDSNRQFLQAASSYHDISFSPSIAEEERLHTLSMAIKCAVLAPAGPLRSRALGRLHKDERSAGLEEYGILEKMFFDRLLSSDEVEKFAQSLAPHQLAKTSDGSTVLARAVVEHNLLSAGRLYTNIGFDELGLLLGLDGDKAEETTAKMIEQGRLTGSIDQIDRIIYFEMAEASGEHGSGHTTAQVGKEIRRWDINVQALAEDVERVTDLLQAEFPDFVATQIAV; this is encoded by the coding sequence ATGGTTTCGCCCAAGGTCCAAGAGGCCCTCGCAAAGGCCCAAGAGAACCCCGTCATCGGTTACaaaaccctcctcaacagcctcgACGACTTCTCCCCCCCAGAAGCCCGCAGCACCGACCTCAAAGCCATCACTGACGACCTATTCGCCGCCTCCCACGGCgtcgtcaccaccaaagccgtcCTTAGCGACCTCATCAACGTCCTCACAAACTCCCAGAACCACGAGTCCTGGATCGACGTCGGCACCCACATCGTCCgcgccatctcctccaccccgtccctctcctcctctcttgtCGACCAAGCCTCGGCCCTCCGCGAGCTCATCGCCACCGCCCACGAAACCAACGAGgacttcctcgccgccgccaagaTCCTCGCCGAGATCCCCCTCGACTCCTCCCAGCGCCGCGTGTCAGACCGCGAGAAGGCCAAAATATGGATCAGAATTGTCAGGAACCACCtggaggaagatgacagcACCACCGCTGAGACATacctcaacaagctcaagaacGTGATGCACAAGGTTGGAGACGCGGATCCGGAGATGATGCTCCACTTCAAGCTGAGCGCCGCTCGGATTCAGGATTCCAACAGGCAGTTCTTGCAGGCGGCATCGAGCTACCACGACATCAGCTTCTCGCCTTCgattgctgaggaggagaggctgCACACGCTCAGCATGGCGATCAAGTGCGCGGTCTTGGCGCCGGCTGGTCCGTTGAGGAGCAGGGCGTTGGGCAGGCTTCACAAGGATGAGAGGTCAGCGGGGCTGGAGGAGTATGGGATTCTGGAAAAGATGTTCTTTGATAGGCTGCTGTCGAGTGACGAGGTGGAAAAGTTTGCGCAGTCGTTGGCGCCGCATCAGCTGGCCAAGACGTCGGACGGGTCGACGGTGTTGGCCAGGGCTGTGGTGGAGCACAACTTGTTGAGTGCTGGGCGGTTGTACACGAATATTGGGTTTGACGAGTTggggctgttgctggggttggatggggacaaggctgaggagacAACGGCAAAGATGATTGAGCAAGGGCGGTTGACTGGGTCTATCGATCAGATTGATCGGATCATCTACTTTGAAATGGCTGAGGCGTCTGGTGAGCATGGTAGCGGGCACACAACAGCACAGGTCGGAAAGGAGATCCGGCGGTGGGACATCAATGTGCAGGCCTTGGCCGAAGATGTCGAGCGTGTGACAGACCTCCTGCAGGCAGAGTTTCCAGATTTTGTGGCCACTCAGATCGCCGTATGA
- a CDS encoding hypothetical protein (COG:O; EggNog:ENOG503P44B): MRSSLVSSSRRAASQMCASCQREAKNSLRSRAAFSSLSVTPRERSQTSMSGSTPRISLLQPRQQRWSSSSSSSSSSSSSSSSSPSEPTPASKDGSKKTKTPILRPLPQTLPSAHLPRDPSTSPSAPSATSSSSSKPSPTQTLPTPRRPPVPNPPRRPTLPLSTRPTKRYPTLSCARSISCMSCTMSTWRVMRRGRMRSLTRSC, from the exons ATGCGGTCCTCGCTTGTGTCGTCCTCGCGGCGCGCGGCATCACAAATGTGCGCCTCTTGTCAAAGAGAGGCGAAGAACTCGCTGAGATCGAGAGCAGCCTTTTCCAGCCTGTCTGTAACCCCCAGAGAAAGATCCCAAACATCAATGTCAGGGAGTACACCCAGAATATCACTCCTCCAGCCCCGACAACAGCggtggtcctcctcctcctcctcctcctcctcctcctcctcct cttcttcttcttcaccatcagaaccaacaccagcctcaAAAGACGGGAGCAAGAAGACGAAAACCCCCATTCTacgccctcttccccagaccCTCCCCTCGGCCCACCTCCCTCGGGACccttccacatccccctccgCACCCTCCGCAACGAGTTCCTCAAGCTCCAagccctctcccacccagaCTTTGCCCACTCCTCGGCGTCCGCCAGTGCCAAATCCGCCGCGACGACCAACTCTGCCATTATCAACACGGCCTACAAAACGCTATCCAACCCTCTCTTGCGCGCGCAGTATCTCTTGCATGAGCTGTACGATGTCGACTTGGCGGGTGATGAGGCGGGGACGCATGCGGAGCCTGACCCGGAGCTGTTGA